The following coding sequences are from one Streptomyces angustmyceticus window:
- a CDS encoding SLATT domain-containing protein, with translation MSHPEMQPEGPPREGGGPAGESGGRGSARRDLAGRVFPLGDWGEPAERLDALYLWCEEGALRSADWYLRGRLAKRRGARALRLGAAAGATAGGVLPLLDLAGFWAGGAPWGALSLLLAAVCVGCDRYFGMTTGWMRDLATAQAIHRRLEALQFDWAVESVREVLGPTEGTAGEAAERCLGVLRRFTEDVGELVRAETADWMAQFRADALRCAAARGGGFAAVGARQEEPGVAGRFVVPPLPRANMPRQRPPEAPR, from the coding sequence GTGAGTCATCCGGAGATGCAGCCCGAGGGGCCCCCTCGGGAGGGCGGCGGTCCCGCCGGGGAGAGCGGCGGCCGGGGCAGCGCCCGGAGGGATCTTGCGGGGCGGGTCTTCCCGCTCGGCGACTGGGGGGAGCCCGCCGAGCGCCTCGACGCGCTCTACCTCTGGTGCGAGGAGGGCGCGCTGCGCAGCGCCGACTGGTACCTGCGGGGCCGGCTGGCCAAGCGCCGCGGCGCGCGGGCGCTGCGGCTGGGGGCCGCCGCCGGGGCGACGGCGGGCGGGGTGCTCCCGCTGCTGGACCTCGCCGGGTTCTGGGCGGGCGGGGCGCCCTGGGGCGCGCTGTCGCTGCTGCTGGCGGCCGTGTGCGTGGGCTGCGACCGGTACTTCGGGATGACCACCGGCTGGATGCGGGACCTGGCGACCGCCCAGGCGATCCACCGGCGGCTGGAGGCGCTGCAGTTCGACTGGGCGGTGGAGAGCGTGCGCGAGGTGCTCGGGCCGACCGAGGGCACCGCGGGCGAGGCGGCGGAGCGGTGCCTGGGCGTGCTGCGGCGGTTCACCGAGGACGTCGGGGAGCTGGTGCGGGCCGAGACCGCCGACTGGATGGCGCAGTTCCGGGCCGATGCGCTGCGGTGTGCCGCGGCGCGCGGGGGCGGCTTTGCCGCCGTGGGGGCGCGGCAGGAGGAGCCGGGGGTGGCCGGGCGGTTCGTGGTGCCGCCATTGCCTCGGGCGAATATGCCGCGGCAGCGGCCGCCGGAGGCGCCGCGCTGA
- the purD gene encoding phosphoribosylamine--glycine ligase, with product MKVLVIGGGAREHALCRSLSLDPDVTALHCAPGNAGIAEVAELHGVNALDGAAVAELAVGLQADLVVVGPEAPLVAGVADAVRDRGIPVFGPSAQAAELEGSKAFAKDVMAAAAVPTARSYVCTTPAEVDAALDAFGAPYVVKDDGLAAGKGVVVTDDVAAARAHALACDRVVIEEFLDGPEVSLFAVTDGESVVPLQPAQDFKRAYDGDEGPNTGGMGAYSPLPWADPKLVDEVLATVLQPTVDELRRRGTPFSGLLYAGLAITSRGVRVIEFNARFGDPETQVVLARLKTPLAGLLHAAATGTLATFPPLRWSDGAAVTVVIASHNYPDTPRTGDPIDGLADVAAQDGPEAYVLHAGTKRDDSGAVLSAGGRVLSVTATGSDLTTARRRAYDAVGRISLDGSQHRTDIAAKVAADAAQAPGA from the coding sequence GTGAAGGTCCTCGTCATCGGCGGCGGCGCCCGCGAACACGCCCTGTGCCGCTCTCTGTCCCTCGACCCCGACGTCACCGCGCTGCACTGCGCTCCCGGCAACGCCGGCATCGCCGAGGTGGCCGAATTGCACGGGGTCAACGCCCTCGACGGCGCGGCCGTCGCCGAACTCGCCGTCGGCCTGCAGGCCGACCTGGTCGTCGTCGGCCCCGAGGCCCCGCTGGTGGCGGGCGTCGCGGACGCCGTGCGCGACCGCGGCATCCCGGTCTTCGGCCCCTCGGCCCAGGCCGCCGAACTGGAGGGCTCCAAGGCCTTCGCCAAGGACGTGATGGCCGCCGCGGCCGTCCCGACCGCCCGCAGCTACGTCTGCACCACGCCCGCCGAGGTCGACGCGGCCCTCGACGCCTTCGGCGCGCCGTACGTCGTCAAGGACGACGGCCTGGCGGCCGGCAAGGGCGTCGTGGTCACCGACGACGTCGCGGCGGCCCGTGCGCACGCCCTGGCCTGCGACCGCGTGGTCATCGAGGAGTTCCTCGACGGCCCCGAGGTGTCCCTCTTCGCGGTCACCGACGGCGAGAGCGTCGTCCCGCTGCAGCCCGCCCAGGACTTCAAGCGCGCCTACGACGGCGACGAGGGCCCCAACACCGGCGGCATGGGCGCGTACAGCCCGCTGCCCTGGGCCGACCCCAAGCTGGTCGACGAGGTCCTGGCCACCGTCCTGCAGCCCACCGTCGACGAGCTGCGCCGCCGCGGCACCCCGTTCTCCGGGCTGCTCTACGCGGGCCTGGCGATCACCTCCCGCGGGGTGCGCGTGATCGAGTTCAACGCGCGCTTCGGCGACCCGGAGACCCAGGTCGTCCTCGCCCGCCTCAAGACCCCGCTCGCCGGCCTGCTGCACGCCGCGGCCACCGGCACCCTCGCCACGTTCCCGCCGCTGCGCTGGAGCGACGGCGCCGCGGTCACCGTCGTCATCGCCTCGCACAACTACCCGGACACCCCGCGCACCGGCGACCCGATCGACGGCCTCGCCGACGTCGCGGCGCAGGACGGCCCGGAGGCGTACGTCCTGCACGCCGGCACCAAGCGCGACGACTCCGGCGCGGTGCTCAGCGCGGGCGGCCGGGTGCTGTCCGTCACGGCCACCGGCTCCGACCTCACCACCGCCCGGCGGCGTGCCTACGACGCCGTCGGCCGGATCTCCCTGGACGGCTCCCAGCACCGCACGGACATCGCCGCCAAGGTCGCGGCCGACGCGGCACAGGCGCCGGGCGCCTAG
- a CDS encoding N,N-dimethylformamidase beta subunit family domain-containing protein, producing the protein MATDQIRRWESGALAHAVTDPFGQGPLPWLRGSENYFDSGRIIPWYVDPAVAQGDLAVPAPSKHNGPRTADDVHRQIKGFAGPGAVAPGEAIDFRVSVDPPQPFNIDIYRIGHYAGAGASKITNSPRLAGIVQPPPLTADRTASCHHWWLSWRLQVPTFWQLGAYVAVLTTADGRYRSHIPFTVRDNQPADLLLLLPDITWQAYNLYPEDGRTGASLYHAWDEEGALLGEGDAATTVSFDRPYAGAGLPLHVGHAYDFIRWAERYGYDLAYADARDLHAGRVDPSRYRGLVFPGHDEYWSVPMRRTVERARDTGTSLVFLSANTMYWQVELSPSPSGPEALLHCRKRQGPGRPALWRELGDPEQRLMGIQYAGRVPEPAPLVVRNGEHWLWDATGAHEGDELPGLVAGEADRYFPRTSLPEHTSRTLLAHSPYHDSEGARRHQETSLYRAPSGAWVFASGTFAWSPALDRPGHVDERIQRATANLLDRICKRD; encoded by the coding sequence GTGGCGACGGATCAGATCAGGCGCTGGGAGTCGGGTGCGCTCGCCCACGCGGTCACGGACCCGTTCGGCCAGGGCCCGCTGCCCTGGCTGCGCGGCAGCGAGAACTACTTCGACTCCGGCCGCATCATCCCCTGGTACGTCGACCCCGCCGTCGCCCAGGGCGACCTGGCGGTGCCCGCCCCCAGCAAGCACAACGGCCCCCGCACCGCCGACGACGTCCACCGCCAGATCAAGGGCTTCGCCGGCCCCGGCGCGGTGGCCCCCGGCGAGGCCATCGACTTCCGCGTCTCGGTGGACCCGCCCCAGCCGTTCAACATCGACATCTACCGCATCGGCCACTACGCGGGCGCCGGCGCCTCCAAGATCACCAACAGCCCCCGCCTGGCCGGCATCGTCCAGCCGCCCCCGCTGACCGCCGACCGCACGGCCTCCTGCCACCACTGGTGGCTCTCCTGGCGCCTCCAGGTCCCCACGTTCTGGCAGCTCGGCGCCTATGTCGCGGTGCTCACCACCGCCGACGGCCGTTACCGCTCCCACATCCCCTTCACGGTCCGCGACAACCAGCCCGCCGACCTCCTCCTGCTCCTGCCCGACATCACCTGGCAGGCCTACAACCTCTACCCCGAGGACGGCCGGACCGGCGCCAGCCTCTACCACGCGTGGGACGAGGAGGGCGCGCTGCTCGGCGAGGGCGACGCCGCCACCACCGTCTCCTTCGACCGCCCCTACGCCGGCGCCGGACTGCCCCTGCACGTCGGCCACGCCTACGACTTCATCCGCTGGGCCGAGCGCTACGGCTACGACCTCGCCTACGCCGACGCCCGCGACCTGCACGCCGGCCGCGTCGACCCGTCCCGCTACCGTGGCCTGGTCTTCCCCGGCCACGACGAGTACTGGTCGGTGCCCATGCGCCGCACGGTCGAGCGCGCCCGCGACACCGGTACCTCCCTCGTCTTCCTCTCCGCCAACACCATGTACTGGCAGGTCGAACTCTCCCCCTCGCCGTCGGGCCCGGAGGCCCTGCTCCACTGCCGCAAGCGCCAGGGCCCCGGACGTCCCGCGCTCTGGCGGGAGCTGGGCGACCCCGAACAGCGGCTGATGGGCATCCAGTACGCCGGCCGGGTCCCCGAACCGGCCCCCCTGGTCGTCCGCAACGGCGAACACTGGCTGTGGGACGCCACCGGCGCCCATGAGGGCGACGAACTCCCCGGCCTGGTCGCCGGCGAGGCCGACCGCTACTTCCCGCGCACCAGCCTCCCCGAGCACACCAGCCGCACCCTCCTCGCCCATTCCCCGTACCACGACAGCGAAGGCGCCCGCCGCCACCAGGAGACCTCCCTCTACCGCGCCCCCAGCGGCGCCTGGGTCTTCGCCTCCGGCACCTTCGCCTGGTCCCCCGCCCTCGACCGCCCCGGCCACGTCGACGAACGCATCCAACGCGCCACCGCCAACCTCCTCGACCGCATCTGCAAACGCGACTGA
- a CDS encoding phosphoribosylaminoimidazolesuccinocarboxamide synthase, whose protein sequence is MPGFVEKPEPVEVPGLTHLHTGKVRDLYQNAAGDLIMVASDRTSVYDWVLPTEIPEKGRILTQLSLWWFEQLADLAPHHVLSTDVPAGAPADWAGRTLVCKSLRMVPVECVARGYLTGSGLAEYRQTRTVCGLALPEGLVDGSELPAPIFTPATKAAVGDHDENVSYEEVVHQIGAEVAAQLRQTTLAVYSRARDIARERGVILADTKFEFGFDGEQLTLADEVLTPDSSRFWPADLWEPGRAQPSFDKQFVRDWLTSPAAAWDRTGTLPPPALPHEIVESTRAKYVEAYERLTGLSWS, encoded by the coding sequence GTGCCCGGTTTTGTAGAAAAGCCTGAGCCGGTGGAGGTTCCCGGGCTCACCCACCTTCACACCGGCAAGGTGCGCGACCTCTACCAGAACGCCGCCGGCGACCTGATCATGGTCGCCAGCGACCGCACCTCCGTCTACGACTGGGTGCTGCCCACCGAGATCCCCGAAAAGGGCCGCATCCTCACCCAGCTGTCCCTGTGGTGGTTCGAGCAGCTTGCCGACCTGGCCCCCCACCACGTCCTCTCCACCGACGTCCCGGCCGGCGCCCCCGCCGACTGGGCGGGCCGCACCCTGGTCTGCAAGTCGCTGCGGATGGTGCCCGTCGAGTGCGTGGCCCGCGGCTACCTCACCGGCTCCGGCCTCGCCGAATACCGCCAGACCCGCACGGTCTGCGGGCTCGCCCTCCCCGAGGGCCTCGTCGACGGCTCCGAACTCCCCGCGCCGATCTTCACCCCGGCCACCAAGGCCGCCGTCGGCGACCACGACGAGAACGTCTCCTACGAGGAGGTCGTCCACCAGATCGGCGCCGAGGTGGCCGCCCAGCTCCGGCAGACGACCCTCGCCGTCTACAGCCGGGCCCGCGACATCGCCCGCGAGCGCGGCGTCATCCTGGCGGACACGAAGTTCGAGTTCGGCTTCGACGGCGAGCAGCTGACGCTGGCCGACGAGGTCCTGACGCCCGACTCCTCGCGCTTCTGGCCCGCCGACCTCTGGGAGCCGGGCCGCGCCCAGCCGTCCTTCGACAAGCAGTTCGTCCGCGACTGGCTGACCTCCCCCGCCGCGGCCTGGGACCGCACGGGCACGCTGCCGCCGCCCGCCCTCCCGCACGAGATCGTCGAGAGCACCCGCGCCAAGTACGTCGAGGCCTACGAGCGCCTCACGGGCCTCAGCTGGTCATGA
- a CDS encoding response regulator transcription factor, with translation MSDGVRGEVIRVLLADDEHLIRGALAALLSMENDLQVVAEAASGPEARAMARAHEPDVAVLDLQMPGADGVAVATSLRAEVPGCRSMIVTSHGRPGHLKRALEAGVRGFVPKTVSAQRLAEIIRTVHAGNRYVDPELAADAISAGESPLSVREAEVLECAEDGAPVAEIAERASLSPGTVRNYLSSATAKLGAENRHAAARLARERGWL, from the coding sequence GTGAGTGACGGGGTGCGTGGCGAGGTGATCCGGGTGCTGCTCGCGGATGACGAGCATCTGATCCGGGGCGCGCTGGCGGCGCTGTTGTCGATGGAGAACGATCTGCAAGTGGTGGCCGAGGCGGCGTCGGGGCCGGAGGCGCGGGCGATGGCCCGGGCGCACGAGCCGGATGTGGCGGTGCTGGATCTGCAGATGCCGGGCGCGGACGGTGTGGCGGTGGCCACATCCTTGCGGGCGGAGGTGCCGGGGTGCCGGTCCATGATCGTGACCAGTCATGGGCGGCCGGGACATCTGAAGCGGGCGCTGGAAGCCGGGGTGCGGGGGTTCGTGCCGAAGACGGTGTCGGCGCAGCGGCTGGCGGAGATCATACGCACGGTCCACGCCGGAAACCGTTATGTGGACCCGGAGTTGGCGGCGGACGCGATCAGCGCCGGGGAGTCACCGTTGTCGGTCCGGGAGGCGGAAGTGCTGGAGTGCGCCGAGGACGGGGCGCCGGTCGCGGAGATCGCGGAGCGGGCGTCGCTGTCGCCGGGGACGGTGCGGAACTACCTCTCCTCGGCGACCGCGAAGCTGGGCGCGGAGAACCGCCATGCCGCGGCGCGTCTCGCCCGCGAGCGAGGTTGGCTATAG
- a CDS encoding sensor histidine kinase has product MVEAYFRWTLYAIPWLPVFGGVLPVMGTTGGRPVPVALAVVAGGLNVVHGVLAVPLLNRSLNRYLKLGATPRGLLLASGVLTLASEVALIALIAVRGLGHRDDVATVLIAIGASLTTYFMAQCLVVSKRRFLAGVAAATAGMILLFGLFTGSWPGSVAMACLLLFAGMWSLVIARPTGWLLGVVRKLDAARSTEARLAVAEERLRFGRDLHDVMGRNLAVIALKSELAVQLARRERPEAVEQMVEVQRIAQESQREVREVVRGYRKADLQAELAGARSILRAAGVDCRIDGEDEAQLPPEVESALGWVVREGTTNILRHAAEVRHCALRTLIDRHRSVLVMTMENDGVALQPDTARAGSLPGSGLKGLRERLHPLGGTLTSGPVLQSSYRLTVELPLGAAGQGRGSGVGGGPVSEEASWVRGRVAGE; this is encoded by the coding sequence ATGGTCGAGGCGTACTTCCGCTGGACTCTGTACGCCATACCGTGGCTTCCCGTCTTCGGCGGGGTGCTGCCCGTCATGGGCACCACCGGCGGCCGCCCGGTGCCGGTCGCCCTGGCCGTCGTCGCCGGCGGGCTGAACGTGGTCCACGGAGTGCTGGCCGTTCCGCTGCTGAACAGGTCCTTGAACCGCTATCTGAAGCTGGGGGCGACGCCGCGCGGCCTGCTGCTCGCCTCGGGTGTGCTGACGCTCGCGTCCGAAGTCGCGCTGATCGCGCTGATCGCGGTCCGGGGCCTCGGTCACCGCGACGATGTGGCCACGGTGCTCATCGCGATCGGCGCCAGCCTCACCACGTACTTCATGGCGCAGTGCCTGGTGGTGTCCAAGCGAAGGTTCCTGGCGGGGGTGGCCGCCGCCACGGCGGGGATGATCCTGCTGTTCGGGTTGTTCACGGGCTCCTGGCCGGGATCGGTGGCGATGGCGTGTCTGCTGCTCTTCGCCGGCATGTGGAGCCTGGTGATAGCGCGGCCCACGGGCTGGCTGCTCGGCGTGGTCCGGAAGCTGGACGCGGCGCGCAGTACGGAGGCGCGGCTCGCGGTCGCCGAGGAACGGCTGCGGTTCGGCCGGGACCTGCACGACGTCATGGGCCGGAATCTGGCGGTGATCGCCCTGAAGAGCGAGCTGGCGGTCCAGCTGGCCCGGCGGGAGCGGCCGGAGGCCGTGGAGCAGATGGTGGAGGTGCAGCGGATCGCCCAGGAGTCCCAGCGGGAGGTACGGGAGGTGGTGCGCGGCTACCGGAAGGCCGATCTGCAGGCGGAGTTGGCCGGGGCCCGCTCCATCCTCCGGGCGGCCGGGGTGGACTGCCGTATCGACGGCGAGGACGAGGCGCAGCTGCCGCCGGAGGTGGAGTCGGCACTCGGCTGGGTCGTACGGGAAGGCACCACCAACATCCTGCGGCACGCCGCCGAGGTGCGGCACTGTGCGCTGCGGACCCTGATCGATCGGCACCGCTCGGTCCTCGTGATGACCATGGAGAACGACGGTGTCGCCCTCCAGCCGGACACCGCCCGGGCCGGCTCGCTGCCCGGCAGCGGCCTCAAGGGACTGCGCGAACGCCTGCACCCCTTGGGCGGCACCCTGACGTCGGGCCCGGTGCTGCAGAGCTCCTACCGCCTGACGGTCGAGCTGCCGCTCGGGGCTGCGGGGCAGGGGCGAGGGAGCGGGGTGGGCGGGGGCCCGGTGAGTGAGGAGGCGTCATGGGTGAGAGGCAGGGTGGCGGGTGAGTGA
- a CDS encoding ABC transporter permease, with amino-acid sequence MSASTSQAIGYAAEKSPAETRSTGRLLSLARAELTLLGRNKSALYTSLFLPIAMAFAIKQAVGSMNLAGTGLSVGTVMLPGTLGCVLLFAVYSNVTGAYVARREELVLKRLRTGELRDQEILAGTALPSVLTGLAQCALLAVLGSLALDTDLPTAPHLLTAGVLLGMVTVVGLAAATSAFARSSEAAQLTVLPFMLLSMAGSGVMAPLDLFPEKVATVLGFLPLSPAMELIREGWTGGGDVKETLGQLLTGLAWAGLALFAVQRWFRWEPRR; translated from the coding sequence ATGAGTGCCAGTACGAGCCAGGCGATCGGCTATGCGGCGGAGAAAAGTCCCGCGGAAACCCGTTCCACGGGCCGTCTACTCTCCCTGGCACGGGCCGAGTTGACACTTCTCGGCCGCAACAAGTCCGCGCTGTACACCTCGCTCTTCCTCCCGATTGCCATGGCGTTCGCCATCAAACAGGCGGTCGGTTCGATGAACCTCGCCGGCACGGGGCTCTCGGTCGGCACGGTGATGCTGCCCGGCACCCTCGGCTGCGTTCTGCTCTTCGCCGTCTACTCCAACGTCACCGGCGCCTATGTCGCCCGGCGCGAGGAACTGGTGCTCAAGCGCCTGCGCACCGGGGAACTGCGGGATCAGGAAATACTCGCCGGCACCGCGCTCCCATCGGTGCTGACAGGGCTGGCGCAGTGCGCGCTCCTCGCCGTCCTCGGCAGCCTGGCGCTGGACACCGACCTGCCCACCGCGCCGCACCTCCTGACCGCCGGGGTGCTGCTGGGCATGGTCACGGTCGTCGGGCTCGCGGCGGCGACCTCGGCCTTCGCGAGGTCGAGCGAGGCCGCGCAGCTCACCGTGCTGCCCTTCATGCTGCTGTCGATGGCCGGCTCCGGGGTGATGGCTCCCCTGGACCTCTTTCCGGAGAAGGTCGCCACGGTCCTCGGGTTCCTGCCGCTGTCCCCGGCGATGGAGCTGATACGGGAGGGCTGGACCGGCGGCGGGGACGTCAAGGAGACGCTGGGGCAGCTGCTCACCGGCTTGGCCTGGGCCGGACTCGCGCTGTTTGCTGTGCAGCGGTGGTTCCGGTGGGAGCCGCGGCGCTGA
- a CDS encoding ABC transporter ATP-binding protein, with protein MNIGEKTIAEAGRGGAGGAGSGIGVIEVTGLRRRYGPAGRRAKGEQSKKGRGRSGARESYEAVSGIDFSVDRGELFALLGTNGAGKTSTLELLEGLAAPTAGRVRVLGHDPFRERGRVRPHIGVMLQEGGFPAELTPEETLRMWAGCTTGARPVEEALGSVGLDRRRDVRVKQLSGGERRRLDLALALLGRPEVLFLDEPTTGLDTEARHVTWELIRELRDAGTTIVLTTHYLEEAEELADRLAILHEGRIATAGHVADVVAAHPSHLSFELPEGFHLGDLPPLAELGVLSHETNGRSVRLRTEELQRAATGVLVWAQDKGITLRGLDVRSASLEEAFLHIAKGLENS; from the coding sequence ATGAACATCGGGGAGAAAACCATCGCGGAGGCCGGCCGCGGCGGCGCCGGGGGCGCCGGTTCCGGCATCGGTGTGATCGAAGTCACCGGACTGCGCAGGCGCTACGGCCCGGCCGGGCGGCGCGCGAAGGGGGAGCAGAGCAAAAAAGGGCGGGGCCGGTCCGGCGCCCGGGAGAGTTACGAGGCCGTGAGCGGTATCGACTTCAGCGTCGACCGGGGCGAGCTGTTCGCGCTGCTGGGCACCAATGGCGCGGGCAAGACCTCCACCCTCGAACTGCTGGAGGGCCTGGCCGCGCCCACCGCCGGACGGGTCCGGGTCCTCGGTCATGATCCGTTCCGTGAGCGCGGCAGGGTGCGGCCGCACATCGGCGTGATGCTGCAGGAGGGCGGCTTCCCCGCCGAGCTGACGCCCGAGGAAACCCTGCGGATGTGGGCGGGGTGCACCACCGGGGCGCGCCCGGTCGAGGAGGCGCTCGGTTCCGTGGGGCTGGACCGGCGCCGGGATGTGCGGGTCAAGCAGCTGTCCGGCGGTGAGCGCCGGCGGCTGGATCTCGCGCTGGCGCTGTTGGGGCGGCCCGAGGTGCTGTTCCTCGACGAGCCGACGACGGGGCTGGACACCGAAGCGCGGCATGTCACCTGGGAACTGATCCGCGAGCTGCGGGACGCCGGGACCACGATCGTGCTGACCACGCACTATCTCGAAGAGGCCGAGGAGCTGGCGGACCGGCTGGCGATTTTGCACGAGGGACGGATAGCGACGGCGGGACATGTGGCGGACGTGGTCGCCGCCCATCCCTCGCATCTCTCCTTCGAGCTGCCCGAGGGATTCCATCTCGGCGATCTCCCGCCGCTGGCGGAACTCGGCGTCCTCTCCCATGAGACGAACGGGCGCTCGGTCCGGCTGCGGACGGAGGAGCTGCAGCGGGCCGCGACCGGAGTGCTGGTCTGGGCGCAGGACAAGGGGATAACGCTGCGCGGGCTGGACGTCAGATCCGCATCCCTGGAAGAGGCATTTCTGCACATCGCAAAGGGGCTGGAGAACTCATGA
- a CDS encoding histone-like nucleoid-structuring protein Lsr2: MAQRVVVTLSDDIDGGEAAETVAFGLDGKSYEIDLNPANAKKLRGALAPFVEAGRKRAKSGKAYHRTAVNPDPAAVRAWARSHQMDVPPRGRIPKKVYEAFNAANH, translated from the coding sequence GTGGCGCAGCGCGTAGTAGTAACGCTCTCCGATGACATCGACGGAGGAGAAGCCGCAGAGACGGTCGCCTTCGGATTGGACGGGAAGTCGTACGAGATCGACCTCAATCCCGCCAATGCGAAGAAACTGCGCGGCGCCCTCGCACCGTTCGTCGAGGCCGGCCGCAAGCGGGCCAAGTCCGGCAAGGCCTACCACCGGACCGCGGTGAACCCCGACCCCGCGGCCGTCCGCGCCTGGGCCCGCTCCCACCAGATGGACGTCCCCCCGCGCGGCCGGATCCCCAAGAAGGTCTACGAGGCCTTCAACGCCGCCAACCACTAA
- the purS gene encoding phosphoribosylformylglycinamidine synthase subunit PurS gives MARVVVDVMLKPEILDPQGQAVQRALPRLGFEGIADVRQGKRFELEVEGPVDEAALARIHEMAETFLANTVIEDFTVRVDS, from the coding sequence GTGGCACGCGTCGTAGTCGACGTCATGCTCAAGCCGGAGATCCTCGACCCGCAGGGGCAGGCGGTGCAGCGCGCACTGCCACGCCTGGGATTCGAGGGGATCGCCGACGTCCGTCAGGGCAAGCGTTTCGAACTCGAGGTGGAGGGTCCGGTCGACGAAGCCGCCCTCGCTCGCATCCACGAGATGGCCGAGACCTTCCTCGCCAACACCGTCATCGAAGACTTCACCGTGCGGGTCGACTCATGA
- the purQ gene encoding phosphoribosylformylglycinamidine synthase subunit PurQ gives MTSRIGVITFPGTLDDRDTQRAVRVAGAEAVPLWHRDKDLKQVDAVVLPGGFSYGDYLRAGAISRFSPVMETVIEQARAGMPVLGICNGFQVLTETHLLPGAMLRNNHLHFICRDQKLRVENAETSWTSDYAAGQEISVPLKNIDGRYVADERTLDMLEAEGRVAFRYLDGNPNGSLRDIAGITNEAGNVVGLMPHPEHAVEPLIGTGRTDGLGFFTSILKKLVNA, from the coding sequence ATGACCTCGCGCATCGGAGTCATCACCTTCCCCGGCACGCTCGACGACCGCGACACGCAGCGCGCGGTCCGGGTGGCCGGCGCCGAGGCGGTGCCGCTGTGGCACCGCGACAAGGACCTCAAGCAGGTCGACGCCGTGGTGCTGCCCGGCGGTTTCTCCTACGGCGACTATCTGCGGGCCGGGGCCATTTCCCGGTTCTCGCCGGTGATGGAGACCGTGATCGAGCAGGCCAGGGCCGGTATGCCGGTCCTCGGTATCTGCAACGGCTTCCAGGTGCTCACCGAGACCCACCTGCTGCCCGGCGCCATGCTGCGCAACAACCATCTGCACTTCATCTGCCGCGACCAGAAGCTGCGGGTGGAGAACGCGGAGACCTCCTGGACGTCGGACTACGCGGCCGGCCAGGAGATCAGCGTCCCGCTGAAGAACATCGACGGCCGGTACGTCGCCGACGAGCGCACGCTCGACATGCTCGAGGCCGAGGGCCGGGTCGCCTTCCGCTACCTGGACGGCAACCCCAACGGCTCGCTCCGTGACATCGCCGGCATCACCAATGAGGCGGGCAATGTCGTCGGCCTCATGCCGCACCCCGAGCACGCCGTGGAGCCGCTGATCGGTACGGGCCGTACCGACGGCCTGGGATTCTTCACCTCGATCCTGAAGAAGCTGGTCAACGCATGA